From Amia ocellicauda isolate fAmiCal2 chromosome 12, fAmiCal2.hap1, whole genome shotgun sequence, a single genomic window includes:
- the apoeb gene encoding apolipoprotein Eb — protein sequence MHTAVVIFAIAVISGCQARSVPAEPQDGPVPQWEVALERFWQYVSELNNQADGVVTRIKTSQLSKELDGLITDTMADLSEYGEDLQTRLAPYAQDTAGRFAHDFTLVSSKLRADLEDARQRATQYSEELRTMVEQNTQDVQNRVNLYTRKLRKRLSKDTEEIRRKVSTYLQELQSRTQMNMDAVRDRLEPYASGLRDRATNRLVAVQGLLSQQGQSLRERVESQSEDLRQQMEQTAEGLRSSLEGKLDELRSWLQPYIQELQQKLQEAIDKLKGDDSA from the exons ATGCACACCGCAGTTGTGATTTTTGCCATCGCTGTCATCTCAG GGTGCCAGGCTCGCTCAGTGCCAGCAGAACCCCAAGATGGGCCAGTGCCGCAGTGGGAGGTGGCTCTGGAGCGGTTCTGGCAGTACGTGTCCGAGCTGAACAACCAGGCTGACGGTGTGGTGACCCGCATCAAGACCTCCCAGCTCAGCAAAGAACTGGA CGGCCTGATCACAGACACCATGGCAGATCTCAGTGAGTACGGGGAGGACCTGCAGACCCGCCTGGCCCCCTACGCCCAGGACACCGCCGGCCGCTTCGCCCACGACTTCACGCTTGTGAGCAGCAAGCTGCGGGCAGACCTGGAGGATGCCCGGCAGCGTGCCACCCAGTACAGCGAGGAGCTGCGCACTATGGTGGAGCAGAACACGCAGGATGTGCAGAACCGGGTCAACCTGTACACCCGTAAGCTCCGCAAGCGCCTGAGCAAAGACACCGAGGAGATCCGCAG GAAAGTGTCCACTTACCTGCAGGAGCTGCAGTCCCGCACGCAGATGAACATGGATGCAGTGAGAGACCGTCTGGAGCCCTACGCCAGCGGCCTGCGTGACCGCGCCACTAACCGCCTGGTCGCCGTGCAGGGCCTGCTCAGCCAGCAGGGCCAGAGTCTGCGCGAGAGGGTGGAGAGCCAATCGGAGGACCTGAGGCAGCAGATGGAGCAGACGGCAGAGGGTCTGCGCAGCTCACTGGAGGGGAAGCTGGATGAGCTGCGCAGCTGGCTGCAGCCCTACATCCAGGAGCTGCAGCAGAAGCTGCAGGAGGCCATAGACAAGCTGAAGGGAGATGATAGTGcttag
- the apoc1 gene encoding apolipoprotein C-I — translation MKLPVALAVLVLVLATHTDAEEPTIEERFNTFQTQVKEFTAGLTDKTKAAVDQLQQSKFIVTTKDWFAEQFDKVKQKLDETFNKQ, via the exons ATGAAGCTGCCAGTCGCCCTTGCCGTGCTGGTGCTCGTACTGGCCACTCACACAG atGCTGAGGAGCCCACCATTGAGGAGAGGTTCAATACGTTCCAGACGCAGGTGAAAGAATTCACTGCTGGCCTGACAGATAAGACCAAGGCTGCTGTGGACCAGCTCCAGCAGAGCAAGTTCATAGTCACCACCAA GGACTGGTTTGCAGAGCAGTTTGACAAGGTGAAGCAGAAACTGGATGAGACCTTTAACAAGCAGTGA